In one window of Cytophagaceae bacterium ABcell3 DNA:
- the nuoL gene encoding NADH-quinone oxidoreductase subunit L, with protein MANLVFLIPLLPLIGFLIIGLGGKKLSKKLAGIIGCTSVLGSFLIVLTLLFPFMMGTMEPFTVSYFEWITVGDVDIRFSFLIDSLSTLMMTIVTGVGFFIHVYSAGYMHDDKGYARYFAYLNLFIFSMLLLVMGSNFIVLFAGWEGVGLCSYLLIGFWFKRNDFNNAAKKAFIMNRVGDLAFLLGIILIFVTFGSFEFDVVFEQARTMFTPEIASGVIFAITLLLFIGATGKSAQIPLYTWLPDAMAGPTPVSALIHAATMVTAGIYMIVRCNVLYTLAPATLEIILVIGLATAIITATIGLVQNDIKKVLAYSTVSQLGFMFIAIGLGAYSVAIFHVTTHAFFKALLFLGSGSVIHAMSGEQDLRSMGGLKKVLPVTYFTFLVGTLAISGIPPFAGFFSKDEILAHAFEHSPIIWAIVLIGAALTAFYMFRLFFLTFHGSFRGTESQKSHLHESPSIMTIPLIVLAVLSAVGGFIGIPQALGGTNALNEFLKPIIITYVEATHELSTATELALMGGSVVVVLIMIAIAYTTYVKKAAVPADDTQISGFHKLLYNKYYVDEIYQAIIVKPIMAFSDMFYKTLEIKIIDRIVNGTGKGVNRSSSALRFLQNGSTSYYLFAMVIGIILIVSFTAYGDYILRLF; from the coding sequence ATGGCAAATCTGGTTTTCCTGATCCCCCTGCTCCCGCTGATTGGCTTTCTTATAATCGGTCTCGGAGGCAAAAAGTTAAGTAAAAAACTCGCTGGAATTATTGGTTGTACCTCAGTATTGGGTTCTTTCCTTATAGTGCTGACATTGCTGTTCCCTTTTATGATGGGAACTATGGAACCCTTCACTGTTTCCTATTTTGAATGGATTACCGTTGGCGACGTAGACATAAGGTTCTCCTTTCTGATAGACTCCTTGTCTACACTAATGATGACCATAGTAACCGGGGTAGGCTTTTTCATCCATGTATATTCAGCAGGTTACATGCATGACGACAAAGGGTATGCAAGATATTTTGCCTACCTAAATTTGTTTATATTCTCTATGCTTCTATTGGTAATGGGTTCAAACTTTATTGTTCTCTTTGCCGGTTGGGAAGGTGTGGGTCTATGTTCTTACCTACTTATAGGTTTTTGGTTTAAAAGAAACGACTTTAATAATGCAGCGAAAAAAGCCTTCATTATGAACCGTGTTGGTGATTTGGCTTTTTTACTAGGCATAATCTTAATATTTGTAACATTCGGCAGCTTTGAATTCGATGTAGTTTTTGAGCAGGCACGTACCATGTTTACACCAGAAATAGCTTCTGGAGTTATCTTCGCCATCACCTTACTTCTATTTATTGGAGCGACAGGTAAAAGTGCCCAAATCCCACTTTATACTTGGCTACCAGATGCAATGGCAGGCCCAACACCTGTTTCAGCACTAATTCACGCTGCAACTATGGTTACCGCTGGTATTTACATGATTGTAAGATGCAATGTCTTATATACACTTGCCCCAGCTACTTTAGAGATTATATTGGTTATAGGGTTGGCAACAGCCATCATAACAGCTACTATAGGCCTTGTTCAAAATGATATCAAGAAAGTTTTGGCTTACTCTACAGTCAGTCAGCTTGGTTTTATGTTCATCGCAATTGGCCTTGGAGCTTACTCTGTAGCTATTTTCCATGTTACCACGCACGCATTCTTCAAAGCATTGCTTTTCCTAGGGTCTGGTAGTGTTATCCATGCCATGAGCGGAGAACAAGACTTGCGGTCTATGGGAGGTTTGAAAAAAGTACTACCTGTAACCTATTTTACCTTCTTGGTAGGAACTTTGGCCATTTCAGGAATACCGCCATTTGCAGGATTCTTCTCGAAAGATGAGATATTGGCACACGCTTTTGAGCATTCACCAATCATCTGGGCTATTGTACTTATAGGTGCAGCATTGACAGCCTTTTATATGTTCAGGTTGTTCTTCCTTACCTTCCATGGCTCATTCAGAGGTACAGAGAGTCAAAAATCTCACCTACATGAATCGCCTTCAATAATGACAATTCCTTTGATAGTGTTGGCGGTACTTTCTGCAGTCGGTGGTTTTATAGGAATTCCACAAGCACTAGGAGGCACAAACGCCCTAAACGAATTCCTTAAGCCAATCATTATTACTTATGTTGAAGCTACACATGAACTGTCCACTGCCACAGAATTAGCCTTAATGGGCGGTTCAGTCGTTGTGGTACTGATTATGATTGCTATTGCTTACACTACCTATGTCAAAAAAGCGGCCGTTCCGGCTGATGATACTCAAATTAGTGGTTTCCACAAACTGCTTTATAACAAATACTATGTTGATGAGATCTATCAAGCGATCATAGTAAAGCCTATCATGGCATTTTCTGACATGTTCTATAAAACACTTGAAATAAAAATTATAGACAGGATAGTAAACGGAACAGGTAAAGGTGTGAACAGAAGCAGTAGCGCACTTCGCTTTTTACAAAATGGAAGCACAAGCTATTACTTGTTTGCAATGGTAATAGGAATAATACTTATTGTATCATTCACTGCATACGGAGATTACATACTTAGACTTTTCTAA
- a CDS encoding NADH-quinone oxidoreductase subunit M codes for MITAGLIFLPLLAGLFSFLIRNEKVRNFALSVSIAEFVLAVLAFAEYVPSAEAAFVLDYSWIPAMGINFSIGMDGISLLMVMLTTFLTPLIIYSSFRKPVKNPSVFYGLILIMQAALVGVFVARDAFLFYIFWELALIPIYFIALLWGGENRLKVTFKFFIYTLAGSLIMLMAIIYMYLQTPGSFHIDAFYGLSGTIPAGVQGLLFWAFFVAFAIKMPIFPFHTWQPDTYTTAPIQGTMLMAGIMLKMGIYGVIRWLLPVVPAGVEAWATTAIVLSVIGIIYASIIAIKQKDFKRLIAYVSIAHVGLISAGIFTNTIEGLQGGIIQMLSHGITVVGMFYIIDLLYARTKTTMLDSLGGIRTHAPVFAFFFLVILMASIALPLTSGFVGEFLLFIGIFQHNYILAGIAGLTIIFGAVYMLSSYQKIMLGEDSKSTSGFQDLVLSEKVILVPVLIAIFWIGLYPKTFLDVSEPAVANLLETIRNTYTLK; via the coding sequence ATGATAACAGCAGGATTGATATTTCTCCCCTTACTAGCAGGGTTGTTTTCATTCCTTATAAGGAACGAAAAAGTGCGAAACTTCGCCCTTTCAGTTTCTATAGCGGAATTTGTTTTGGCAGTACTCGCTTTTGCAGAGTACGTCCCATCAGCAGAGGCAGCTTTTGTCCTTGACTACAGCTGGATACCTGCCATGGGAATTAACTTCAGTATCGGCATGGACGGAATTAGTCTATTAATGGTGATGCTGACCACCTTTTTGACCCCGTTAATAATTTATTCTTCTTTCCGTAAACCAGTTAAAAACCCATCTGTTTTTTACGGTCTGATACTTATTATGCAAGCGGCACTAGTAGGTGTATTTGTAGCAAGAGACGCATTTTTGTTTTATATATTCTGGGAACTGGCCCTTATACCGATTTACTTTATTGCCCTACTATGGGGTGGAGAAAACAGGCTAAAGGTAACCTTTAAGTTCTTTATATATACACTTGCAGGTAGCCTTATCATGCTAATGGCAATCATTTACATGTACCTTCAAACCCCAGGCTCTTTCCATATAGATGCCTTTTATGGGCTTTCAGGTACGATACCGGCAGGAGTTCAAGGCTTGCTGTTTTGGGCATTTTTCGTAGCTTTTGCTATCAAAATGCCAATTTTCCCTTTCCACACTTGGCAACCTGACACATACACTACTGCTCCTATCCAAGGCACTATGCTTATGGCAGGTATTATGCTAAAAATGGGTATCTATGGAGTAATCAGATGGTTGCTACCGGTAGTTCCGGCCGGCGTTGAAGCGTGGGCAACTACAGCCATTGTATTAAGTGTAATCGGTATTATTTATGCATCGATCATCGCTATTAAACAAAAAGATTTTAAACGTCTTATAGCTTATGTTTCCATCGCACACGTTGGATTAATTTCTGCAGGAATTTTCACCAATACCATAGAAGGACTACAAGGAGGTATTATTCAAATGTTATCACACGGAATTACTGTTGTGGGAATGTTTTATATTATTGATCTCCTGTATGCAAGAACCAAGACCACAATGTTGGATAGCCTAGGTGGTATCAGGACACATGCTCCTGTTTTTGCATTTTTCTTTTTAGTAATTCTGATGGCGAGTATTGCACTTCCATTGACTAGTGGCTTTGTTGGAGAGTTTCTTCTTTTTATCGGAATATTCCAGCATAACTATATTTTAGCAGGTATTGCAGGCCTTACAATCATATTTGGTGCAGTCTATATGCTCTCTTCTTACCAAAAAATCATGTTAGGAGAAGACAGCAAATCAACTTCAGGCTTTCAGGATTTAGTGCTTTCAGAGAAAGTAATTCTTGTTCCTGTCCTTATTGCTATTTTCTGGATAGGTCTTTACCCTAAAACATTCTTAGATGTTTCAGAACCTGCAGTAGCAAATCTATTAGAAACCATTAGAAATACTTATACCCTGAAATAA
- a CDS encoding NADH-quinone oxidoreductase subunit N — protein MKALVLVAILGIVSMMADIFGYRKHLWGLALGALAIIAGITFVMDWNQFQTYYEMMEYDNYAVAFTCLLLLLTIVWVFFSKDQYNNEFNMPDHYALIFFSLVGGIVLVSFNHLAMLFIGIEILSIPLYILAGSRKNNLASNEASLKYFLMGAFATGVILFGMALLYGATGSFRLDLMAQFIEVNQHNMPAIFYTGVIMVMIGLCFKVSAFPFHFWAPDVYEGAPLFVTAYMATISKTAALGAFYRLFESTFADISYQWSVVLSVIIVLTIVIGNFTAIYQNSVKRMLAYSGIAQAGYMLMAILVLNDMARNSLLFYAASYGLATLCAFIVLYHVAKVKGSETFESFNSLGKSHPLLAFIMTVAMLSLAGIPPAVGFFAKFYLFAAVLQGGYEWVVFIAIIGSIISVYYYFRLIIAMYAKEAEVFKIQLKPSYQTLLVILAVIIIILGITPGLVINMI, from the coding sequence ATGAAAGCATTAGTATTAGTTGCAATTTTAGGTATAGTTTCAATGATGGCCGATATCTTCGGCTATAGGAAACATTTGTGGGGCCTTGCCCTTGGCGCTTTGGCTATTATAGCCGGTATTACATTTGTAATGGATTGGAACCAGTTCCAAACCTATTATGAAATGATGGAATATGATAATTATGCAGTAGCCTTTACCTGTCTTCTGCTCTTATTGACCATTGTATGGGTCTTCTTCTCAAAAGATCAATATAACAATGAATTTAATATGCCAGACCATTACGCCCTCATCTTCTTTTCCTTGGTGGGGGGAATTGTTTTGGTTTCGTTCAATCATTTAGCAATGTTGTTTATAGGAATTGAGATTCTTTCAATTCCATTATACATACTGGCAGGTAGTCGTAAAAACAACTTGGCATCTAATGAAGCCTCTCTAAAGTACTTCCTGATGGGTGCATTTGCTACAGGTGTTATCCTGTTCGGTATGGCGCTTCTATATGGTGCTACGGGTTCTTTTAGACTGGACTTGATGGCTCAGTTTATCGAGGTCAACCAACATAACATGCCTGCTATTTTCTACACAGGCGTCATTATGGTAATGATCGGGCTGTGCTTTAAGGTTTCTGCCTTTCCATTTCACTTCTGGGCACCAGATGTGTATGAAGGAGCACCGCTTTTTGTTACAGCATATATGGCGACAATTTCTAAAACTGCTGCCTTGGGTGCGTTTTACAGACTTTTCGAAAGCACCTTTGCAGACATTAGCTACCAATGGTCAGTAGTACTTTCAGTTATAATAGTGCTCACCATTGTAATCGGTAACTTTACTGCTATTTACCAGAACAGTGTCAAAAGAATGTTGGCCTATTCAGGTATTGCCCAAGCAGGTTATATGTTGATGGCTATTTTGGTACTTAATGATATGGCCAGAAACTCGCTGCTCTTCTATGCTGCATCTTATGGCCTAGCCACGCTTTGCGCATTCATTGTATTGTATCATGTAGCTAAAGTAAAAGGAAGCGAAACTTTTGAAAGCTTCAACTCATTGGGCAAAAGCCATCCATTGTTAGCGTTTATAATGACTGTGGCCATGCTTTCTCTAGCGGGTATTCCACCAGCAGTAGGTTTCTTTGCTAAGTTCTACTTATTTGCGGCTGTTTTACAAGGTGGATATGAGTGGGTAGTATTTATAGCTATTATAGGCTCTATAATCAGTGTATACTATTATTTCCGCTTAATTATAGCTATGTATGCCAAAGAAGCTGAAGTATTTAAGATTCAACTTAAACCATCGTATCAAACGCTTCTTGTCATATTAGCTGTTATTATTATTATCTTGGGAATTACCCCAGGACTTGTAATCAACATGATTTAA
- a CDS encoding TerC family protein codes for MNEIYFWVFFNLFVLGMLVLDLFVLNRKSHVMKVKEALWWSAFWVSLAMVFNVIVYFWKGPELALQFLTGYLIEESLSVDNLFVFILIFKYFQVPEAYQRKVLFWGIIGALVLRGIFIAVGVTIIAKFSAAIYILGAFLLYTGIKMAFSSDKEINPDKNPVIRFANRYLRTTKSYVGDKFFVKQGKVWYVTPLFIVVLVVETTDIVFAIDSIPAILGVTSDPFIVYTSNVFALLGLRSLFFALSGIMKLFHYLNYGLALILSFIGLKLMTEHFYPIDMTVALFIVAGILFGSVVLSILFPKEEEKPKEESKEEKKEIADEV; via the coding sequence ATGAATGAGATATATTTCTGGGTATTTTTTAACCTGTTTGTATTGGGCATGTTGGTTCTTGACCTATTTGTCCTTAACAGAAAAAGCCATGTAATGAAGGTAAAAGAAGCACTTTGGTGGAGTGCTTTCTGGGTTTCCTTGGCCATGGTCTTTAATGTTATTGTCTACTTTTGGAAAGGCCCTGAGCTGGCTTTACAGTTTCTGACAGGATACCTTATTGAAGAGTCTTTATCCGTAGACAACCTATTTGTCTTTATACTCATATTCAAATATTTTCAGGTACCAGAAGCTTATCAACGAAAAGTACTTTTCTGGGGTATTATAGGCGCATTGGTACTTAGGGGAATATTTATAGCCGTAGGGGTGACTATTATTGCTAAATTTTCTGCTGCCATTTATATTTTAGGAGCTTTTCTTCTATATACAGGTATAAAAATGGCCTTTAGTAGCGACAAAGAAATCAACCCGGACAAAAACCCCGTTATCCGTTTTGCTAACCGCTACCTTAGAACTACCAAATCCTATGTCGGAGACAAGTTTTTTGTTAAACAGGGTAAGGTATGGTATGTAACCCCACTATTTATTGTAGTACTTGTGGTGGAGACCACTGACATAGTATTTGCCATAGATTCTATCCCTGCCATTTTAGGTGTAACAAGCGATCCTTTTATCGTATACACCTCCAATGTCTTTGCCCTACTTGGACTCAGGTCTTTGTTTTTTGCACTTTCAGGTATCATGAAGCTATTCCACTACCTCAATTATGGACTGGCATTAATTTTATCGTTTATCGGCTTAAAACTCATGACAGAGCACTTCTACCCCATCGACATGACCGTAGCCTTATTTATTGTCGCGGGAATTTTATTCGGTTCGGTGGTTTTGTCTATTCTTTTCCCAAAAGAAGAGGAAAAACCAAAGGAAGAAAGCAAGGAGGAAAAGAAAGAGATAGCCGATGAGGTGTAA
- a CDS encoding FtsX-like permease family protein, with translation MNLYYFISKRIAGGGRKDFSSLVSRIAVVSITVGLALLILAFAILEGFQNNIQSKIFSFGAHLQVTKYDAGHAHDESPLTIFSDLYQYPDSVDGIEHIQVFSHKAGLMRTREDVMGVVVKGVGTDFNLSKFKQNMVEGRFIEFKDSVPSRDIIISRRLGNLMQLGVGDSVVVIFAEAGGQSARFRRLHVAGKYETGLEEFDEQVVLGDIALNQELNDWPKTKVGGYEIFIDDFDRLEEVADDVFEYMDFDMQIQKITDRYIQIFDWLTLLNRNVYIFLALILFIACFNMVSTLLIMIMERTNMIGLLKSMGADNKQIQKIFVYNGLIIVRKGLLWGNIIGITLCALQYYFQIIPLDVENYYMEFVPIEWNWGIIIGLNVLTFLIIALVLLIPATIISKIRPINAIRFN, from the coding sequence TTGAATCTCTATTATTTTATATCAAAAAGAATTGCCGGTGGGGGAAGAAAAGACTTCTCTTCTCTTGTTTCCCGAATAGCCGTTGTCAGTATAACGGTCGGTTTGGCTCTGTTGATACTGGCTTTTGCTATTTTAGAAGGTTTCCAAAACAACATTCAATCTAAGATATTTAGTTTCGGCGCTCACCTTCAGGTGACGAAGTATGATGCCGGTCACGCACATGATGAATCCCCTCTGACCATTTTTAGCGATTTATACCAATATCCAGACTCTGTCGATGGAATTGAGCATATACAAGTATTTAGTCACAAAGCTGGGCTTATGCGTACCCGGGAAGATGTTATGGGGGTGGTAGTGAAAGGCGTAGGGACAGATTTCAATTTGTCAAAGTTTAAGCAAAACATGGTTGAGGGCAGGTTTATAGAGTTTAAAGACTCTGTGCCTTCCAGAGATATAATTATTAGCCGACGTCTTGGTAACCTCATGCAGTTAGGGGTTGGAGATTCTGTAGTGGTTATTTTTGCTGAGGCAGGTGGGCAAAGTGCCCGCTTTAGAAGGTTGCATGTGGCAGGAAAATATGAAACGGGGCTTGAAGAATTTGACGAGCAAGTTGTTTTGGGAGATATTGCTTTAAACCAAGAATTGAACGATTGGCCTAAAACAAAAGTAGGTGGCTACGAAATATTTATTGATGATTTTGACCGCCTGGAGGAAGTTGCTGACGATGTGTTTGAATATATGGATTTTGACATGCAAATCCAGAAGATTACGGATAGGTATATACAGATATTTGACTGGTTAACCCTCCTAAACAGGAATGTTTATATATTCCTGGCACTCATTCTTTTTATTGCCTGCTTTAATATGGTTTCAACACTCCTTATTATGATTATGGAGCGCACCAATATGATAGGCCTACTCAAATCTATGGGTGCAGACAATAAGCAGATTCAAAAGATATTTGTCTATAACGGATTGATTATAGTACGGAAAGGCCTGCTTTGGGGAAATATAATAGGAATTACCCTTTGCGCACTACAGTATTATTTCCAAATTATTCCGCTAGATGTCGAAAATTACTATATGGAATTTGTGCCTATTGAGTGGAACTGGGGAATTATTATAGGCTTGAATGTACTTACATTTTTAATAATAGCTTTGGTACTGTTGATACCTGCTACTATTATTTCAAAAATAAGACCTATTAATGCAATCAGGTTTAACTAA
- a CDS encoding DUF1343 domain-containing protein, producing MSKLFFLTLFMAAATMLAATSCTNSNAGNTSHSEETAIIISQDNEKPVTGAEQIDAYLPHLKNKNVALAVNHTSMVGQTHLADTLIELGVNVKTIFSPEHGFRGTADAGELINNEKDAKTGLPVISLYGKNKKPSKEHLEGIDIVVFDLQDVGARFYTYISTMHYIMEACAELNKEVLILDRPNPNGHYVDGPVLQPEHKSFVGIHPIPVVHGLTVGELAMMINGEGWLANGVRPETKIITVKNYTHSTPYSLPIKPSPNLPNDLSIKLYPSLCFFEGTPISVGRGTDAPFQIAGAPNSAFGNFTFTPVSMEGAAKNPMFENKKCYGRDFRTEKVKEGLNLEYLIYFYNKSDNKEKFFNSFFEKLAGTSKLRKQITEGWSEEKIKESWKEELEDYKTIRKKYLLYPDFE from the coding sequence ATGAGTAAATTGTTCTTTTTAACATTATTTATGGCGGCGGCCACTATGCTTGCGGCAACCTCCTGTACAAACTCTAACGCCGGAAACACGTCACATAGCGAAGAGACTGCTATAATTATTTCGCAAGATAATGAAAAACCAGTAACAGGGGCAGAACAAATCGATGCCTATCTCCCCCATCTGAAAAATAAAAATGTTGCGCTGGCTGTAAACCACACTTCTATGGTAGGCCAAACACACCTGGCCGACACGCTTATTGAATTGGGAGTGAACGTAAAGACTATATTTTCACCAGAACACGGGTTTCGCGGAACCGCAGACGCAGGCGAACTCATAAACAATGAAAAAGACGCCAAAACAGGACTGCCTGTTATTTCTCTTTATGGCAAGAACAAAAAGCCTTCCAAAGAGCATTTAGAAGGCATTGACATTGTAGTTTTTGATCTGCAAGATGTCGGAGCAAGGTTCTATACCTATATCAGTACCATGCACTATATCATGGAAGCCTGTGCAGAACTCAACAAAGAGGTCCTTATACTGGACCGTCCTAATCCTAATGGTCACTATGTGGATGGCCCTGTTTTACAGCCAGAGCACAAATCTTTTGTAGGTATACATCCTATACCAGTTGTTCATGGCCTAACTGTAGGCGAACTTGCTATGATGATCAATGGCGAAGGATGGCTGGCCAATGGTGTAAGGCCTGAAACAAAAATTATCACGGTAAAAAATTATACCCACTCCACACCATATTCATTACCCATTAAACCATCGCCTAACCTCCCCAACGACCTTTCGATAAAGCTATACCCTAGTTTATGCTTTTTCGAAGGAACTCCGATAAGCGTAGGCAGAGGCACGGATGCCCCTTTTCAAATTGCAGGTGCTCCTAATTCGGCTTTTGGCAACTTTACCTTTACCCCGGTAAGTATGGAAGGAGCTGCCAAAAACCCTATGTTTGAAAACAAGAAATGTTACGGAAGAGATTTTAGAACAGAAAAGGTAAAAGAAGGTTTAAACCTAGAGTACCTTATCTACTTTTATAATAAATCAGACAATAAGGAGAAGTTCTTCAACAGTTTCTTCGAAAAATTGGCAGGCACAAGCAAGCTGCGAAAGCAAATTACTGAAGGATGGAGCGAAGAAAAAATCAAGGAAAGCTGGAAAGAGGAACTTGAGGATTATAAAACTATCAGAAAAAAATATTTACTTTACCCAGATTTTGAGTAA
- the fmt gene encoding methionyl-tRNA formyltransferase, with amino-acid sequence MVREIRIVFMGTPEFAVPSLKILNESNYKVVAVVTAPDKPAGRGLKVKSSPVKEEAEKHSIPVLQPEKLKDPQFLEELRSFNANLFVVVAFRMLPEVVWAMPEYGTFNLHASLLPAYRGAAPINWAIINGEKETGVTTFFLQHEIDTGDIIMQEKEKIYVEDNAETLYDRLKLKGAELVLKTVSAISNNSVNTQKQAPAENTPLAPKIFRDTCKINWDQNSFEVVNFIRGLSPYPGAWTELDGKTCKIFRASIANISSAEKPENADYLTDNKSYLYFFTKNGALSIEEIQPQGKKRMLIDEFLRGNKLCLFQQ; translated from the coding sequence ATTGTGAGGGAGATTAGAATAGTTTTTATGGGAACCCCAGAATTTGCGGTTCCCAGTTTAAAAATACTAAACGAGAGCAATTATAAAGTAGTAGCGGTTGTAACTGCACCTGACAAACCTGCAGGCAGAGGGTTAAAAGTAAAATCCTCACCTGTAAAAGAGGAGGCGGAGAAGCACAGCATTCCGGTTTTACAGCCAGAAAAACTTAAAGATCCGCAGTTTTTGGAAGAACTACGCTCCTTCAATGCCAACCTATTTGTAGTGGTAGCTTTCCGTATGCTCCCTGAGGTAGTGTGGGCAATGCCTGAGTACGGTACTTTTAACCTACACGCTTCACTTCTTCCTGCATACCGCGGAGCTGCACCAATTAATTGGGCCATTATAAATGGAGAAAAAGAGACCGGCGTTACCACTTTCTTTCTACAGCATGAAATTGACACGGGAGATATAATCATGCAGGAAAAAGAAAAAATATATGTGGAAGATAATGCAGAAACATTGTATGACCGCCTGAAGTTAAAAGGTGCTGAGCTCGTACTGAAAACTGTTTCTGCTATCAGTAACAACTCAGTCAACACCCAAAAACAGGCACCTGCCGAAAACACGCCTTTGGCTCCCAAAATATTCAGGGATACTTGTAAAATTAACTGGGACCAAAACTCTTTTGAAGTGGTCAATTTCATACGTGGCCTATCCCCCTACCCTGGAGCATGGACAGAACTTGATGGGAAAACCTGTAAAATTTTCAGAGCATCTATAGCCAACATTTCATCGGCAGAAAAGCCTGAAAATGCAGACTACTTAACTGATAATAAAAGCTATTTATATTTTTTCACCAAAAACGGAGCTTTGTCCATTGAAGAGATACAGCCTCAAGGAAAGAAAAGAATGCTTATTGATGAATTTTTAAGAGGAAACAAACTATGCTTATTTCAACAATAG
- a CDS encoding dihydrofolate reductase, producing the protein MLISTIVAVSENNVIGKDNQLIWHLPKDLKHFRNTTLGHHVIMGRKTFESMGKPLPGRFNIVVTRNSNFKPEGCIVTDSPEKALDIARKAGETEAFIIGGSSLFNTYLDTADKLYLTEVKASFDGDVKIKDIDKSKYKVTCHESHQPDEKHKYPFDILTLEKE; encoded by the coding sequence ATGCTTATTTCAACAATAGTCGCAGTATCTGAAAATAATGTTATTGGGAAGGACAACCAGCTAATCTGGCACCTGCCCAAAGACTTGAAGCATTTCAGGAATACAACCTTGGGTCATCATGTAATCATGGGCCGCAAAACTTTTGAGTCCATGGGAAAGCCTCTACCAGGAAGGTTCAATATAGTCGTTACCCGAAACAGCAACTTCAAACCCGAAGGCTGTATAGTGACCGATTCTCCTGAAAAGGCATTGGATATAGCAAGAAAAGCAGGCGAAACAGAAGCATTCATAATTGGAGGATCCAGCTTATTCAACACCTATTTAGACACCGCTGACAAACTTTACCTAACAGAAGTTAAGGCCTCTTTTGATGGAGATGTCAAAATTAAAGATATAGATAAGTCTAAGTACAAGGTCACTTGTCACGAATCCCATCAACCGGACGAGAAACATAAGTACCCTTTTGATATTTTAACATTAGAGAAAGAGTAG